One genomic window of Ctenopharyngodon idella isolate HZGC_01 chromosome 18, HZGC01, whole genome shotgun sequence includes the following:
- the LOC127499619 gene encoding uncharacterized protein LOC127499619 — protein sequence MSQDVASERVHTCSCGVSFDQGLDPPDDNATDHILTDESGASVTDKRWFDKFCTELGYRNLSFLTDLCEIVSQTSNHSLCSTHLIDRNVSVVQSIETVSIPQIVRFNNKNKGSRKNLIVIKPEIRKITEQKQFLKLGLLNIRSLTPKVVIINEMITDNSLDVICLTETWLKPNDYFGLNESCPPGYCYKNKCRPVGRGGGVATIYREILNVTQKTNYRFNSFEILVLTVTLSDISKKSLLSLALATVYRPPGPYIDFLKEFADFLSDLLVNVDKALIVGDFNIHVDNTNDALGAAFTDLLNSFGVKQNVTGPTHRLNHTLDLIISHGINPTDIEILPQSDDITDHYLVTCVLHTADICQIAPRYRLGRTILPTTKDKFTNKLPDLSQLLIVPKHTNDLEKITSSMCTTFTSTLDTVAPMRLKKVREKNTVPWYNSITHAIKRETRNLERKWRQTRLEVFRIAWKDSSSRYRKTLKAARAEHLRKLIETIFTKVSGLVCPVLCCINSCSCIFHRIA from the exons ATGTCTCAAGACGTTGCTTCAGAGCGGGTTCATACCTGCAGCTGTGGAGTCTCGTTCGACCAGGGTCTTGACCCTCCTGATGACAACGCTACTGATCATATTCTAACGGATGAATCCGGGGCATCTGTCACCGATAAAAGATGGTTCGATAAATTCTGCACAGAGCTTGGATATCGCAACCTGAGTTTCCTGACTGATCTATGTGAAA tagtaagtcaaacctcaaatcacagtctgtgttctacccacttaattgatagaaatgtgagtgtaGTACAGTCTATAGAAACTGTGTCTATTCCCCAAATAGTGAggtttaacaataaaaataaaggatctagaaaaaatctgattgtgatcaaaccagaaattcgcaaaattactgaacaaaaacaatttctaaagctagggctactaaacattagatcgctgacacctaaggtggttattataaatgaaatgatcacagataatagtcttgatgtaatttgccttactgaaacatggcttaaaccaaatgattatttcggtcttaatgagtcttgtccacctggctactgttataaaaataaatgccgtccggttggccgtggcggtggtgttgcaacaatctatagagagattcttaatgttacccagaaaacaaactacaggtttaattcatttgaaattctcgtgctaaccgttacactctcagatataagtaaaaagtcgctactatctcttgctttggctaccgtttatagacctccagggccttatattgatttcctaaaagagtttgcagactttctctcagacctattggtcaacgttgataaagcgctgattgttggagattttaacattcatgtagacaatacaaatgatgcgttaggggctgcgtttacagatttactaaactcgtttggggtcaaacaaaacgtcactggacccactcaccgtcttaatcatacactagatttaattatatcacatggaatcaatcctacggatatagaaattctaccgcaaagtgatgatatcactgatcattaccttgtaacatgcgtactgcatactgctgatatttgtcaaattgcgccacgatatcgactaggtagaacaattcttccgacaactaaagataaattcacaaataaactgcctgatctgtctcagctgctcattgtacccaaacacacaaatgatctcgagaaaattactagcagtatgtgcaccactttcactagtacattagatactgttgcaccgatgagattaaaaaaggttagagagaaaaatactgtaccatggtacaacagtattactcacgctatcaaaagagaaactcgtaatctagaacgcaaatggagacaaactcgtttagaggtcttcagaatcgcgtggaaagacagctcgtcccgttatagaaagactctaaaagcagccagggccgagcatctccgcaaactcatagaaacCATCTTCACCAAAGTGTCCGGTCTCGTATGTCCTGTGTTGTGTTGTATAAACTCCTGTTCCTGTATCTTCCATCGGATTGCCTAG